The following are from one region of the Rattus rattus isolate New Zealand chromosome 13, Rrattus_CSIRO_v1, whole genome shotgun sequence genome:
- the Lrrc18 gene encoding leucine-rich repeat-containing protein 18: MAKGGKSPKGKKITLNVAKNCIKITFDGRKRLDLSKMGITTFPKCILRLNEIDELDLSRNMIRKIPDSISKFQNLRWLDLHSNYIDKLPESIGQMTTLLFLNVSNNRLTTNGLPVELNQLKNIRTVNLGLNHLDSVPTTLGALKELHEVGLHDNLLTSIPAGVAKLPKLKKLNVKRNPFPKPDESDVFVDSIKRLENLYLVEEKDLCSSCLQKCQLARDKLNKIRSMAPSAPRKAIFSNLVSPNSTAKESQEEWRLRSPSTS; encoded by the exons ATGGCCAAAGGCGGGAAAAGCCCCAAGGGCAAAAAGATCACCCTTAATGTGGCAAAGAATTGTATCAAAATCACATTCGATGGGAGAAAGCGTCTTGATCTGAGCAAGATGGGAATCACCACCTTCCCCAAGTGTATCTTACGGCTCAATGAGATAGATGAGCTCGATCTTAGCCGGAATATGATCAGAAAAATTCCCGACTCCATCTCCAAGTTCCAGAATCTGCGATGGCTCGACCTGCACAGTAACTATATTGACAAACTCCCTGAGTCCATTGGCCAGATGACCACCCTGCTCTTCCTCAATGTCAGTAACAACAGGCTGACCACCAACGGGCTACCTGTGGAGCTGAACCAGCTCAAGAACATCCGCACCGTGAATCTGGGCCTTAACCACCTGGACAGCGTGCCCACCACACTGGGGGCACTGAAGGAGCTCCATGAGGTGGGGCTACACGACAATCTGCTGACCTCTATCCCTGCCGGCGTCGCCAAGCTTCCCAAACTGAAGAAGCTCAACGTAAAGAGGAACCCCTTCCCAAAACCAGATGAGTCAGACGTGTTCGTAGACTCCATCAAAAGGCTAGAAAACCTCTATCTGGTGGAAGAGAAGGATCTGTGTTCCTCTTGCCTGCAAAAATGCCAACTGGCCAGGGACAAGTTGAACAAAATCAGGAGCATGGCCCCCTCTGCACCGAGAAAGGCCATCTTTTCCAATTTGGTTTCACCCAACTCAACAGCCAAGGAATCCCAGGAAGAATGGAG GTTACGCTCACCATCCACCTCCTAG